A window from Chryseobacterium vaccae encodes these proteins:
- a CDS encoding eCIS core domain-containing protein, translating to MEQAEKQKQTGPKTQNSKKNSFFAKKSSPLKIASKNDPKEKEADSVLSSLEKNNSHLFSSHNESRINRKIKDETKDENDDFDAPELVEDVLQESGSNLPDEAIRYVGRYFSYHWSDIKIHTDRKANIAAESINARAFTYKNHIVFNVGEFNMNTVQGKKILLHEIIHVIQNHSANNKIYRYTIEKNEDGTVKEAPAGELININVTDFDLPRDKGNVKDKYDAYVGQLFSVVDLSNANNKRTFHDTRRQDLVNKWKTKVTWDNIDATQLDKDQKKLYYSVKASLDQKDINDGAEIYKKWTNNIDHIIELQLAGSDGIDNLQILPSDPNQKSGRAINETIGKITEEFKSAKPANYYKTSTQQLKVNIQSVAFTGTAFPDINGIEFPLETKLQALKGKKEIKKGKLQFKAGANPADAEVEDEKLKQDKFDELTPSTINKSFARFIPLILIKNIGKKGKEFESNFNPQTGTRKLPIEMQSNLENFNLKADAENNLKFSPAEKKTSAIKFYYPYLSPGKITSLKETNGEISGTAKIFPTVKFIKELDIYFSKDEFKIAKDIKITSPIKGLKVTESNISLNLFPDFQVQGSISFAVGNEKKPLMKGKIDAGVDTSGFFAKGDGEFFIPNVDEAKTKIEYKKIDNKYSLLASVNAKITSKNNKFLKGGNIEATYRDGKVEATGNIDLDIPRTKNTNIKVQYANNNWLIKGKTTISVPKINDVTLDILYDLNKNKLTGTGESGFTYKSFKGHIKIKYDDGKISGDGTLDVTKGKIKGNAKVKLSPNGNLSGEGNITVQLKKDIEGTAGIIFDENGKFTVKGKIKVLKPYTLFTGKKFEKTLLNQAKSFPLPGVSAGPIGIQLEIKLVSMFKAGIGPAELRNIEVEAQFNPFEDDKNPSFKFSTTLNITAFAELSASIQASIVLDALIANLKGGIRLTGIMRLNAGVNSTLTLEYANGIFVVNSNLAALLALILLLNIEGVVEANVAGGYLGHWEKSWLLKQFSYSPPGLNVGVSLPIRYASNEPFKYPSINDFKIIEPKLDSESMTKDTVGKTGDEKKK from the coding sequence ATGGAACAAGCTGAAAAACAGAAACAGACAGGCCCGAAAACTCAGAACAGCAAGAAAAATTCTTTTTTTGCCAAGAAAAGCTCACCCTTAAAAATTGCTTCTAAAAATGATCCTAAGGAAAAAGAAGCAGATTCTGTTTTGAGTTCACTCGAAAAAAATAATTCTCATTTATTTTCATCCCATAATGAAAGCCGGATCAACAGGAAAATCAAAGACGAAACCAAAGATGAAAATGATGACTTTGATGCTCCTGAATTAGTAGAAGACGTTTTGCAGGAATCAGGCAGTAATTTACCTGATGAAGCCATACGTTATGTTGGACGGTATTTTTCTTATCATTGGTCAGATATAAAAATCCATACCGACAGAAAAGCGAATATAGCAGCAGAAAGCATCAATGCGAGGGCATTTACCTATAAAAATCATATTGTTTTTAATGTTGGAGAATTTAATATGAATACCGTTCAGGGAAAGAAAATTCTTCTCCATGAAATCATCCATGTCATTCAGAATCATTCTGCAAACAATAAGATTTACAGATACACTATTGAAAAAAATGAAGACGGAACCGTGAAAGAAGCGCCGGCAGGAGAGTTGATCAACATTAATGTAACAGACTTTGATCTGCCAAGAGACAAAGGCAATGTAAAAGATAAATATGATGCCTATGTCGGACAGCTTTTTTCGGTGGTTGATTTAAGCAATGCCAATAATAAAAGAACATTTCATGATACAAGACGCCAAGACCTGGTGAATAAATGGAAAACTAAAGTGACCTGGGATAATATAGACGCCACCCAGCTTGATAAAGATCAGAAGAAATTGTATTATTCTGTAAAAGCTTCTTTAGATCAGAAAGACATCAACGATGGAGCTGAAATTTATAAAAAATGGACAAACAATATCGATCATATTATTGAATTACAGCTAGCGGGAAGTGATGGTATAGACAATCTGCAGATTTTGCCCAGTGATCCTAACCAGAAATCCGGGAGGGCAATTAATGAAACAATCGGAAAGATTACTGAAGAATTTAAAAGTGCTAAACCCGCCAATTATTATAAAACATCAACCCAGCAGCTGAAAGTCAACATTCAGTCGGTTGCTTTTACAGGAACCGCTTTTCCGGATATCAACGGGATAGAATTTCCTCTGGAAACTAAGCTGCAGGCCCTGAAAGGGAAGAAAGAGATTAAAAAAGGCAAATTACAGTTTAAAGCAGGAGCCAATCCTGCCGATGCAGAGGTAGAAGATGAAAAGCTTAAACAGGATAAATTTGACGAACTGACACCTTCTACGATTAACAAGAGTTTTGCAAGGTTTATTCCTCTTATTCTTATTAAAAATATAGGTAAAAAAGGAAAAGAATTTGAAAGCAATTTTAACCCTCAGACGGGAACCCGGAAACTGCCTATTGAGATGCAGAGCAATTTAGAAAATTTTAATTTAAAGGCAGATGCAGAAAATAATTTAAAATTTTCACCCGCAGAAAAAAAGACTAGTGCGATTAAATTTTATTACCCCTATTTAAGCCCCGGTAAAATCACTTCATTAAAAGAAACCAATGGAGAAATTTCCGGAACAGCGAAAATATTCCCTACCGTTAAATTTATCAAAGAGCTGGATATTTATTTCTCTAAAGATGAGTTTAAAATAGCCAAAGACATCAAAATTACATCTCCCATCAAAGGCTTAAAGGTTACAGAGTCTAATATTTCATTGAACCTTTTCCCCGATTTTCAGGTTCAGGGAAGCATTTCATTTGCGGTAGGTAACGAGAAAAAGCCTCTTATGAAAGGAAAAATAGATGCCGGGGTAGATACTTCAGGATTTTTTGCCAAAGGAGATGGCGAGTTTTTTATCCCCAATGTAGACGAAGCCAAAACAAAAATTGAATATAAAAAAATAGATAACAAATATTCTTTGCTGGCCAGTGTCAATGCAAAAATAACCTCAAAAAACAATAAATTCTTAAAAGGAGGAAACATTGAAGCCACTTACAGAGACGGAAAAGTGGAAGCCACAGGAAATATAGATTTAGATATTCCGCGTACTAAAAATACAAACATAAAAGTACAGTATGCCAATAATAACTGGTTAATCAAAGGAAAAACAACAATTTCTGTTCCTAAAATAAATGATGTAACCTTAGATATTCTTTATGATTTAAATAAAAATAAACTTACCGGAACCGGAGAGTCAGGCTTTACATACAAATCATTTAAAGGGCATATTAAAATAAAATATGATGACGGAAAAATTTCAGGAGATGGAACCCTGGATGTCACTAAAGGAAAAATAAAAGGAAATGCCAAAGTAAAACTAAGCCCCAACGGTAACCTTTCAGGAGAAGGAAATATTACGGTACAGCTGAAAAAAGATATTGAAGGAACAGCCGGAATTATTTTTGATGAAAACGGCAAATTTACGGTAAAAGGAAAGATCAAAGTACTGAAACCTTACACTTTATTTACCGGTAAAAAATTCGAAAAAACACTGTTGAATCAAGCGAAAAGCTTTCCATTACCAGGAGTTTCAGCAGGACCTATCGGCATACAGTTAGAAATAAAACTCGTTTCCATGTTCAAAGCGGGAATAGGCCCAGCAGAACTCAGAAACATTGAAGTGGAAGCCCAGTTTAATCCTTTTGAAGATGATAAAAATCCGTCCTTTAAATTTTCTACTACTTTGAATATTACTGCATTTGCAGAACTCTCAGCTTCTATTCAAGCGAGTATTGTGCTTGATGCGCTTATTGCTAACCTTAAAGGGGGGATAAGACTAACAGGAATTATGAGGCTGAATGCCGGGGTGAATTCAACACTAACGTTGGAGTATGCTAACGGAATATTTGTTGTAAATTCCAATCTGGCTGCCCTTTTAGCCCTAATTTTACTCTTGAATATAGAAGGGGTTGTAGAAGCTAATGTAGCAGGAGGCTACCTTGGGCACTGGGAAAAAAGCTGGCTGCTTAAACAGTTTTCTTACTCACCTCCGGGTCTCAATGTTGGAGTAAGCCTGCCCATCAGGTATGCTTCAAATGAACCGTTCAAATATCCGTCTATTAATGATTTTAAGATCATCGAACCTAAACTGGATTCAGAAAGCATGACCAAAGATACGGTAGGTAAAACAGGAGATGAAAAAAAGAAATAG
- a CDS encoding ATP-binding protein, producing MPFKILKSYIIQQLLSLEDAQEEYDFGNSFSDVLQREIMHEEAVILLIALVPHILPHFFDDIIKEVHPEGGEFPELGGIRLENHRGMMPTGETVQYILANDNIEQRLRIQQFFETSHWFFKDQILALDFVKEGEPLMSGRLILKPEIVHLLLYGEKLKPKFSPDFPAKEVFTSLEWEDLVVSPSIQDQIQQMRLWVKHHQILKESWGMGKHILPGYRALFYGPSGTGKTLTAALLGKEFGREVYRVDLSQIVSKYIGETEKNLEKIFTQAENKNWILIFDEADALFGKRTQTKSSNDRYANQEVSYLLQRVENFNGLIILTTNFKNNIDDAFLRRFNCLIQYSRPDIEERALLWRKIIPSYIPLEDPDIVYKIAEKYELTGAQIVSAIAYACLQAIDQNDSVLKNVFLVKGIEIEFQKVEKTFNHLSD from the coding sequence ATGCCTTTTAAAATATTAAAATCCTATATTATTCAACAGCTTCTTTCTTTGGAAGACGCTCAGGAAGAATATGATTTCGGGAACTCATTTTCAGATGTTTTGCAAAGAGAGATCATGCATGAAGAAGCTGTGATCCTATTAATCGCATTGGTTCCTCACATATTGCCCCATTTTTTTGATGACATCATTAAAGAAGTTCATCCGGAAGGAGGGGAATTTCCCGAATTGGGAGGAATACGCTTAGAAAACCATAGAGGAATGATGCCAACAGGAGAAACAGTACAATATATTTTAGCGAATGATAATATTGAACAGCGTTTAAGAATTCAGCAGTTTTTTGAAACTTCTCATTGGTTTTTCAAAGATCAGATCCTTGCCTTGGATTTTGTAAAAGAAGGTGAGCCTTTAATGAGTGGAAGACTTATTTTAAAACCTGAAATAGTCCATTTATTATTATACGGTGAAAAATTAAAACCTAAATTCAGTCCGGATTTTCCTGCGAAAGAGGTGTTTACTTCCTTAGAATGGGAAGATCTTGTAGTTAGTCCTTCAATACAGGATCAGATTCAGCAGATGAGACTCTGGGTAAAACATCATCAGATATTGAAAGAAAGCTGGGGAATGGGTAAGCATATTCTTCCGGGATACAGAGCTTTGTTTTACGGGCCTTCCGGAACAGGGAAAACATTAACGGCTGCTTTATTGGGAAAAGAATTCGGCAGGGAAGTTTACCGGGTAGATTTGTCGCAGATTGTTTCAAAATATATTGGAGAAACAGAGAAAAATCTGGAAAAAATATTTACACAGGCAGAAAATAAAAACTGGATTTTAATTTTTGATGAAGCAGATGCGCTCTTTGGAAAACGTACCCAGACCAAATCTTCCAATGACCGGTATGCCAATCAGGAGGTGAGCTACCTGCTCCAGAGAGTGGAAAACTTTAACGGATTAATCATTCTCACCACCAATTTTAAAAATAACATAGATGATGCTTTTCTCAGAAGATTTAACTGCTTAATTCAATACAGCAGACCCGATATAGAAGAAAGAGCCTTATTATGGAGAAAAATCATCCCGTCATATATTCCTTTGGAAGACCCGGATATAGTATATAAAATTGCAGAAAAGTATGAATTAACGGGTGCTCAGATCGTTTCTGCCATTGCTTATGCTTGCCTGCAAGCCATTGATCAGAATGATTCAGTTCTTAAAAATGTATTCCTGGTAAAAGGGATTGAAATTGAATTTCAAAAAGTAGAAAAAACATTTAATCATTTATCCGATTAA